One stretch of Desulfomonile tiedjei DNA includes these proteins:
- a CDS encoding putative toxin-antitoxin system toxin component, PIN family produces MTSDSRFVLDTGVLVSAFLLPLSVPRQAVDLAFARGIVLVSVAAIDELNEVLRRPRFDRYLTEKERLLFLSAFIRDASVVDVTQNLTACRDPRDDKFLELAVAGDATCIVSGDRDLLVLSPFRGIPILTPQDFVSMRKVR; encoded by the coding sequence GTGACGAGTGATTCTCGCTTCGTCTTGGATACTGGTGTCCTCGTGAGTGCTTTCTTGTTACCGCTGTCGGTTCCACGGCAGGCAGTCGATCTCGCATTTGCCCGAGGGATCGTTCTCGTATCGGTAGCTGCCATAGACGAATTGAATGAAGTGCTTCGTCGTCCCAGATTTGACCGTTACCTGACGGAGAAAGAACGGCTTCTGTTTCTCTCAGCTTTTATTCGTGACGCCAGTGTGGTGGATGTAACCCAGAACCTGACGGCGTGCCGTGATCCCAGGGATGACAAGTTCCTCGAACTGGCAGTGGCCGGCGATGCTACCTGTATTGTGAGCGGTGACCGAGACCTCTTGGTACTCAGTCCATTCCGCGGGATACCGATTCTGACTCCCCAAGACTTCGTGAGCATGCGTAAGGTGCGGTGA
- the dusB gene encoding tRNA dihydrouridine synthase DusB gives MKIGTLEVKGNVFLAPMAGITDTAFRKVVQQFGVSAVWTEMMNAEGLVKNRHAFRTMDLDGHVVPTVFQIYGRDPDVIAEAARVVVDQGAVAVDINMGCPARKIVFKGSGAALMQNVSLASRIVCSVRRAAPVPLTVKIRSGWSEQDQNAPEFARAMEAEGADAVIVHSRSRSVRHSGPVSMDILREVKNAVRIPVIGNGGITGIHDALDMMKRSGCEGVMVGRGALGRPWVPGRILKALAKGSSVEERTISLSEVIRTHFRYQLEAIEGLRAVRRMRKHLVWYSNGLSCGAAFRQQVFRVEEPEEVMQLVDKWFDRVTAQE, from the coding sequence ATGAAAATAGGGACACTGGAAGTCAAAGGAAACGTCTTTCTGGCGCCGATGGCCGGTATCACTGATACGGCGTTTCGGAAGGTCGTGCAACAGTTCGGGGTATCCGCAGTCTGGACCGAGATGATGAACGCTGAAGGCCTAGTCAAGAATCGGCACGCGTTCCGGACAATGGACCTGGATGGACATGTGGTCCCCACTGTCTTCCAGATCTACGGCAGGGACCCTGATGTAATAGCGGAAGCGGCGCGTGTAGTCGTTGACCAAGGCGCCGTAGCCGTTGACATCAACATGGGATGCCCGGCGCGCAAGATTGTCTTCAAGGGTTCCGGCGCTGCGCTCATGCAGAACGTATCTTTGGCGTCTCGAATCGTTTGTTCCGTGCGACGAGCAGCGCCAGTGCCTCTCACTGTGAAAATCAGATCGGGTTGGAGCGAACAAGATCAGAATGCTCCCGAGTTCGCACGGGCAATGGAAGCCGAGGGCGCGGATGCGGTGATCGTCCATTCCCGCAGCCGTTCCGTGCGGCACTCGGGCCCCGTATCTATGGACATTCTGAGAGAAGTCAAGAATGCTGTCCGGATTCCGGTGATTGGCAACGGAGGGATCACCGGGATCCACGATGCCCTGGATATGATGAAGCGATCCGGATGCGAAGGCGTTATGGTGGGAAGGGGAGCCCTCGGTAGACCCTGGGTCCCGGGGAGGATTCTCAAGGCTCTGGCAAAAGGGTCGTCGGTCGAGGAACGGACAATATCCTTGTCGGAGGTCATTCGCACGCACTTCCGTTATCAACTGGAAGCGATCGAAGGGCTACGGGCGGTTCGCCGAATGCGGAAACATCTGGTTTGGTATTCAAACGGCTTGAGCTGCGGCGCCGCATTTCGGCAACAGGTGTTTCGAGTGGAAGAGCCGGAAGAAGTGATGCAGCTTGTGGACAAATGGTTTGACCGCGTGACGGCTCAGGAGTGA